GTGACCACCTGAACCACAACCCGCAAAACCCGAACTGGGCTGACCGTGACCGCTTCGTGCTGTCCAACGGCCACGGCTCCATGCTGATTTACTCCCTGCTGCATCTGTCTGGCTACGCGCTGTCGATTGACGATCTGAAAAACTTCCGTCAGCTGCACTCCAAAACACCGGGTCACCCGGAGTACGGCTACGCGCCGGGCATCGAAACCACCACAGGTCCACTGGGCCAGGGCATCACCAATGCGGTGGGTATGGCGATTGCGGAGAAGTCTCTGGCAGCACAGTTTAACCGTGACGGCCACGACATCGTTGACCACTACACCTATGCATTCCTGGGCGACGGCTGCCTGATGGAAGGGATTTCTCACGAAGCGTGCTCTCTGGCAGGGACGCTGGGCCTGGGCAAACTAATCGCCTTCTGGGATGACAACGGCATCTCCATCGACGGTCATGTGGAAGGCTGGTTCTCTGACGATACACCGAAGCGTTTTGAAGCCTACGGCTGGCATGTCATTCCAGCGGTAGACGGCCACGACGCAGCAGCCATCAACGCGGCGATTGAAGCGGCAAAAGCCGATCCACGCCCAACCCTGATTTGCACCAAAACCATCATTGGTTTCGGCTCTCCGAATAAAGCCGGCTCTCACGACTGCCACGGTGCCCCGCTGGGTCACGACGAAATCGCAGCAGCCCGTGAATTCCTGGGCTGGCAGCACGGTCCGTTCGAAGTGCCTGCAGACGTTTACGCACAGTGGGATGCGAAAGAAGCAGGCGAAGCGAAAGAAGCGGCATGGAATGAAAAACTGGCCGCTTATGAAGCCGCGCATCCGGAACTGGCTGCCGAGTTCAAACGCCGTGTGAACGGTGAACTGCCAGCACAGTGGGAAGAAGCCACCCGTCAGATCATCGCTGATCTGCAGGCAAACCCGGCGAACATCGCTTCCCGTAAAGCCTCTCAGAACGCGCTGGAAGCTTTCGGCAAGATCCTGCCTGAATTCATGGGCGGCTCTGCAGATCTGGCACCTTCCAACCTGACCCTGTGGTCGGGCTCCAAGTCACTGACGGCGGATGATGCCTCCGGTAACTATATCCACTACGGTGTGCGTGAGTTCGGGATGACGGCCATCATCAACGGTATCGCCCTGCACGGCGGTTTCGTGCCTTACGGCGCCACCTTCCTGATGTTCATGGAATACGCCCGGAACGCCATGCGTATGGCTGCGCTGATGAAAGTGCAGAACATCCAGGTTTACACCCATGATTCAATTGGTCTGGGTGAAGACGGTCCAACGCACCAGCCAGTTGAGCAAATGGCTTCTCTGCGTCTGACCCCGAACATGAGCACCTGGCGTCCCTGCGATCAGGTTGAGTCTGCCGTGGCCTGGAAACTGGCCATCGAGCGTAAAGATGCGCCAACCGCGCTGATCTTCTCGCGTCAGAACCTGGCTCAGCAGGAGCGTAACGACGCACAGGTTGCAGATATCGCCAAGGGTGGTTATATCCTGAAAGACTGCGCAGGCAAGCCTGAGCTGATCCTGATTGCGACGGGTTCTGAAGTGGCGCTGGCTGTGAATGCTGCCGCTGAACTGAGTGCCGAAGGCAAGCAGGTCCGTGTGGTTTCTATGCCATCGACCGATGCATTCGACAAGCAAGACGCGGCTTACCGCGAGTCTGTGTTGCCATCAGATGTGACTGCACGTATCGCCATTGAAGCGGGTATCGCAGATTTCTGGTACAAGTACGTTGGTTTTGACGGCCGCATCATCGGCATGACCAGCTTCGGTGAATCAGCACCGGCTGGCGAGCTGTTCAAGCTGTTCGGCTTCACCACTGAAAACGTGGTCAGCACCGCGAAAGAGCTGCTGGCGTAAGTCAGACGATTTGAACATACAAAACCCGACGTCATCGTCGGGTTTTTTTATACCGGCGCAATACGCAAGGACAATCATTTATCTCTGATTGTGGTGCCCACGATCAAAGCCAATGTCATCCTGAAGATAGTCGGGCAGATCGTTCAGGCACCGTTCGCTGCGTTTCCGCAAACGCCATTGTCTGTATTCAGAAAAGACGAACTTAACTGTTCTGATCACTTCATCCACCGTCGGTAATTTAGGGCTGGCCGTTGTCATACGCATTTCATCAACCTATCATCTGAAAGTCATGGGCTAATCATTGACCACTGCGCTCAAACGCTCAAACGATAGATCCTGTCATTCAGTTAAGGAAAGCTAATGTCAAACCAGCATCGGATGCCGCCGCTTCAGGGACTCTATTATTTTTATCAGGCAGCCCATTGCGGCAGCTTCAAGGACGCCGCAGAAACACTGCACGTCACCGCTGCAGCGGTCAGTCAGCAAATCCGGTTACTGGAAGACTGGCTGGGTACGCCCCTGTTTTACCGTCAGCACCGGAAAGTTGTGCTGACCCCGGAAGGACAAATCCTGTTTGAGCAGAGCCAGAAAGGCTTTCAGCACATCCAGCAAGGCATCCGCTTGCTGAATCAGGATCCGGACCCGCATCGGTTATCTCTGTCGACGCTGCCTTCTCTCTCGCAGCACTGGCTGGTGCCGAGAATGACCTCATTCAGAGACGAACAGCCGGATATTTCGCTGCTCATCGAATCCAGAGTTGAGCTGGTTGATTTCGAGCAGTCTCCGCTTGATCTCTGTATCCGCTACGGCAAAGGGGAATATCCCAACCTCAGCAGCCTCTGGCTGATGGATGACTTGCTCTTTCCGGTGTGTCATCCGCTCTATCAGAAAGAAAATCAGATTGACGATCTCAAGGATCTGCACCGCGCTCACCTGATTGGCGATCTCTGGCCCGATATGAACTGGGAACGCTGGCTGTCGACTGTGGGAGTCACAGGCGGGCCAAGTCAGCTGTCTTACGATGGCTCCAACTTTGTGCTGGAGGGTGCCCTCGCCGTTCAGGGCGTCGCGCTGGCAAGGCATAGTCTGGCACAGCGTTACCTTGAAGAAGGCACTCTGATCCGGATTGGAAACGTGGCTGTCCGGCCGCCATTCAGTTATTACCTGTGCGCCCCGGAAGGATATTTCAGACGGGATAAAGTGAAACTCTTCTGCGACTGGATTCGCAGACAGGCAGCCGCCTTTCAGCGGACGCTGCCTGAAGAATTAGTCATTTTATCCGGCTGAAACAGATGTTGCCGCGATGCATGTTCGTCGTCGGTTCACTGCACTTTATCTGCCGCCACAGTGTCCGTCTGCAGAAGCTTATCGCGTGTCAGAAACCACGCAAGCCCCGCAGCAACCAGATACACCCCGGCTGCCGTGCCAAAGGCCAGACTGTATCCGCGGACCACATCCGGTGCCAAAGCTGCCACAGCCATGAGAGAGGCCAGGCCCAATGTCGGTCCCAGCTCCATGGATGTATTCATCACCCCACCAGCCAAACCGGCCTGATGCGGAGACACATGCATGGTCGACAGGACAGCAGCACCCGCAAACATCATTGACGTTCCGGTTGTCAGAATCACAATCCCGGGCAACAGCCCAGATAGGTACTCAATCTGCGAATGAATACCGGCCAGCCATGCCAGCCCGGCCGCACCAATCAGCAGACCGAAGCAGGTCACTTTCAATGGCCCGAAACGACTGACAATACCGCTGGCTGCACGATTCATCAGCAGCAGGGTGAAGGTGTAAGGCACAAAAGCCCCCGCCGTTTCAAGTGGCGTCCAGTGTTGCTGAATTTGCAGGAATAATGACAACAGAAAAGTCACCAGCCCCATACTGGCCGAGGCCAGAAGGATGCCCATCAAGCCCACAATACGGTATGGCTCACGCACAAAGCCGGGAGGCAGTAAAGGCGATTTTACCTGTCTTTCCACCACAAAAAACAGGCTGAGCAGCGCCACACCACTGAGCAAAGGCCCGTAAACACCGGGTGATGACCAGGCAAATTCGCCGCTGGCGATCAGCCCGTAACTGCCCAGCGCAATCCCCAGCGTGGCCAGCACAGCACCGATAAGATCAAGTCCAGATTGTACCGATGGCCGCGACTGCGCCGCTTTGGGGAGAAACCCTGCGACGGCAATCAAGCCCATCAAGGCCACCCCGACAGGCACAGCAAACATCCAACGCCATGAAATCCAGGTGGTCACCACACCGGATGCGAGAAAACCAACACCCCCGCCCAACACAGAAACGCCGCCCCAGGTGGCCATGGCACGCATGAAATCTTCTGGCTCAGGATATAAATGCCGAAGGATGGCCACAGCAGCGGGTGCAGTCATCGCTGCGCCTGCGCCCTGAAGAAATCGCATCAGCACCATCGCAGAAAAGTGGAACGACAAAGCAGCCCCCACAGAAGCCAGACCGAACAGGCATAATCCGATCGTCAGCAGTGTTCTGCCGCCAAACCTGTCTGTTAAGCGCCCGCCAAATAAAAGTAACCCACTGAAAGATAAGCCATAGGCTGTGCTGGCCAGCAGTAAATCCGCTTCGTGGATCCCAAACTCAACCCCTATCTCCGGTAATGGAATGCCAATCATCACAATCGTGAAAATCAAGGTAGCCTGTATCAGGGCAAGTAAGGCAAAAGCCTTGTTCAAGTTCCGTTTTGTTGTCTGCACTGTCTGTTCCTCTCTCGGACATGGTCGCGGCTTCCAAATCAACCAGCACACCTTTCTCCGTTAAAATATCATTCAATTGAATTATTGAATGATATTTAGAGTATGTGTGTCTGCTCATATCTGTCAACAGGAATGTCGCTCATCGGGCGGCGTCACCCGCCACAACAGTTCAGGCCAGAAGCTCAGAAAAGGCACAGCACATCGCCCGGCTCAGGCGATGGCTTCCGGCTCAATCAAACCAAATCGCCGGTGATGCACTCAGCCAACCGGATATCCCGCGGCTTTCCACTCTGGAACACCCTCGTGAAAACGACGGGCAGATAAGCCTTTGTCTTGAAGCGTATTCACGGCGGTCAGCGACAAGGTACAATACGGCCCGCGACAATACGCCACAATTTCCTGTGCTTTGGGCAGCTCTGCAAGGCGTGCTTCAAGTTCGGCCAGCGGAATATTGATCGCCCCGGGCAGATGACCCTGCTCAAATTCTTCTTCGGGTCGGACGTCCAGTAACGTCACACTGTTTTCCTGCAAACGAGCAAACAACTCTTCCCGGGAAATGCCTTCCAGCCCTTGCTGATGATGCAAAGTCCCCTGAACCAGCTTTCTGA
The Photobacterium sp. GJ3 DNA segment above includes these coding regions:
- the tkt gene encoding transketolase, which produces MERKVLANAIRALSMDGVQQANSGHPGAPMGMADIAEVLWRDHLNHNPQNPNWADRDRFVLSNGHGSMLIYSLLHLSGYALSIDDLKNFRQLHSKTPGHPEYGYAPGIETTTGPLGQGITNAVGMAIAEKSLAAQFNRDGHDIVDHYTYAFLGDGCLMEGISHEACSLAGTLGLGKLIAFWDDNGISIDGHVEGWFSDDTPKRFEAYGWHVIPAVDGHDAAAINAAIEAAKADPRPTLICTKTIIGFGSPNKAGSHDCHGAPLGHDEIAAAREFLGWQHGPFEVPADVYAQWDAKEAGEAKEAAWNEKLAAYEAAHPELAAEFKRRVNGELPAQWEEATRQIIADLQANPANIASRKASQNALEAFGKILPEFMGGSADLAPSNLTLWSGSKSLTADDASGNYIHYGVREFGMTAIINGIALHGGFVPYGATFLMFMEYARNAMRMAALMKVQNIQVYTHDSIGLGEDGPTHQPVEQMASLRLTPNMSTWRPCDQVESAVAWKLAIERKDAPTALIFSRQNLAQQERNDAQVADIAKGGYILKDCAGKPELILIATGSEVALAVNAAAELSAEGKQVRVVSMPSTDAFDKQDAAYRESVLPSDVTARIAIEAGIADFWYKYVGFDGRIIGMTSFGESAPAGELFKLFGFTTENVVSTAKELLA
- a CDS encoding LysR substrate-binding domain-containing protein, with translation MSNQHRMPPLQGLYYFYQAAHCGSFKDAAETLHVTAAAVSQQIRLLEDWLGTPLFYRQHRKVVLTPEGQILFEQSQKGFQHIQQGIRLLNQDPDPHRLSLSTLPSLSQHWLVPRMTSFRDEQPDISLLIESRVELVDFEQSPLDLCIRYGKGEYPNLSSLWLMDDLLFPVCHPLYQKENQIDDLKDLHRAHLIGDLWPDMNWERWLSTVGVTGGPSQLSYDGSNFVLEGALAVQGVALARHSLAQRYLEEGTLIRIGNVAVRPPFSYYLCAPEGYFRRDKVKLFCDWIRRQAAAFQRTLPEELVILSG
- a CDS encoding MFS transporter, producing the protein MQTTKRNLNKAFALLALIQATLIFTIVMIGIPLPEIGVEFGIHEADLLLASTAYGLSFSGLLLFGGRLTDRFGGRTLLTIGLCLFGLASVGAALSFHFSAMVLMRFLQGAGAAMTAPAAVAILRHLYPEPEDFMRAMATWGGVSVLGGGVGFLASGVVTTWISWRWMFAVPVGVALMGLIAVAGFLPKAAQSRPSVQSGLDLIGAVLATLGIALGSYGLIASGEFAWSSPGVYGPLLSGVALLSLFFVVERQVKSPLLPPGFVREPYRIVGLMGILLASASMGLVTFLLSLFLQIQQHWTPLETAGAFVPYTFTLLLMNRAASGIVSRFGPLKVTCFGLLIGAAGLAWLAGIHSQIEYLSGLLPGIVILTTGTSMMFAGAAVLSTMHVSPHQAGLAGGVMNTSMELGPTLGLASLMAVAALAPDVVRGYSLAFGTAAGVYLVAAGLAWFLTRDKLLQTDTVAADKVQ
- a CDS encoding metalloregulator ArsR/SmtB family transcription factor; protein product: MSTINNASHMYADLADLARPLGNAHRLILLEHIAQGEKPVEKLAELADLTVANASQHLQQLKRNGYVQTRREGKHVFYRLSDAPVVELLMALRQFAEFHHSEIRKLVQGTLHHQQGLEGISREELFARLQENSVTLLDVRPEEEFEQGHLPGAINIPLAELEARLAELPKAQEIVAYCRGPYCTLSLTAVNTLQDKGLSARRFHEGVPEWKAAGYPVG